One Carya illinoinensis cultivar Pawnee chromosome 5, C.illinoinensisPawnee_v1, whole genome shotgun sequence genomic window, TGAGAAGTACCCGGTAAACACGTACAAGAAGCATTAGTCTTGCTCCTATCCAAATTACATATTCCATTGCCACAAATCCCAGAAATATCACAAGGGTTCGAAACTGCAGCCCATTCTGGCACCCATTGGCGCGAGCCATTTACGTCATCATCCCATCTATACAAACGTATGTTTCCATTAGTCTCAAGAGTCAATCTTCGAAGAACCGCCAACCTAGTGGATTGGTTTGAGGCTGCCGACAACTCTCCATAATCACCATCATTCTTGTACACATACACAGCACCATTCGACGAGTCCCCGTAAACAATCCCAAAACTTCCGGCTTCATCTAAAACTGCAACAACGTCCCCTGTCACATTTGATATATCGGGTCCTTGCCAGTAGGAATAGTTGCTGTAAGATTCTGGCAGATTGTCAAAACTTTCAAGCAAATTGTAGGTCAGAGCAAGGCTTAGTGAAGTGGGTTGTTGAAGCATTTTGAGGGTGTAATAGCCACCATGTGAGGCTGACATAGACGTTGTTAGCTCTTGTGAAACTGTAAGAGGTTGGTTTGGAAGGAGAGTATCAGATGGGTGTGAAAAACTCTGCCATACAATGCGGTTGTCTGTGCCGAATAGGATGAAGTTGCCGGACTCTGACATGACTGCATATTCTATGCGGGCACCAGAGGTGTTGGACATCCAGACGGTGGTGTCCCCATCAACGAGGACAAGGTTTCCGGTGCTGTCAAACTCCAGGATTGCTTTGTTGGTGACCGGAGAATTTCTATATTGGATTGAGATCAGAAAATGAAATTTGTTGCTTTAGTACTGATGGGATCATATATCCTGCAAAAGCCTTAGTAAAAGACTAGTGATGGAGAAATGGATTGTGAACTTTTCTTTTCACGTTACATAGCCAGTAATTTACCATGTCCATGCTACACTCTATGACATATTCGTAGTTTACGTGCAACATAAAAGTGTCGGAGCTACGATACTTGCTTTCTTAGTTAATGTAACACAAAAGCCAGTGATCAAATAGATATCCGGCTCAGCGTTATAAgactaattaatttattaagttAAAGACTGCTGGTACGTCTTTTAATATACTTTATTTTAGTGGAAAAAGGGATTGAGTGCTTTTAATATAGTGAGCAAAAGTAAATTACTTTGGCCGGCCATACTATTATTGGTTTGATTATGTGCAACATCATACTGTTTATAATAGACATTTATTTCTTCTAGTACTACTGCACGCATATATTGGaataaaaatatagtataatagGTGAGCATTGCGGTTTTAGGACGACAGTGGGATCGGTATAATTAAGATCATTAACTAAGCCAATACAAAGCTTACGTACATGCacagggaaaaaaacaaaacagtaCCCGAGTGTGGTGTTTGAACTGAGTTACGTACCTAGCTGACCAAACTAATGTTCGATCTCCCGGAAGCTCCGCAAACCAAATACCAACTTGAAGTCGATCATCATGTGCATCGGCCGGAGTGAACCCAAAAACGAATGTCCCATTATCGGAAACCCACGCTTGATTCTGACTAGCCAGCAGCCTTGAACCCAGACCAATCTGGCTAGCCATGCAAGCACCAAAACTAGCTAGAACCAAGTAGATCAAcatgatcaaagaagaagaaaaagaagccaTGGTCATGATATGTAATAGCCAAAGGTACGTACTTACTTGCAGTGGTATCGATATCTATACAGCTATATATGTCTCTTTTATGGGCAAAAGATAATGAAATAAGAGGAGCAAGCAAGAGTTTGGTGCGGGCCGGAAAGAACTAAAAAGTATGGATACTACTGAATTATAACACGCGTACAGAGGTGGGTGAGCtaaactttgaaaaaagtggcaTCAAAGTATTGGTCGGCTGAGAGAGATAATTGGATTTTCCTTGTGGCACGTGTTTATTGATCTGTGGTCTTCAAATTAATGGATTATGGAGTATGGGTGAGTGGAGACTCGCGACTTTGTACAAACAGGCATCAGTACTCTATGGCCGGAGATGGATTAATATGGTGGCAAGTTGAGCTTACAGATatcttatatatgtttatatatacacacatacctatatatatatatatatatatagatcaacaTGACACTTGGATTGCTTAATCTGAAACCGTCATTTAGCTGAGAGCGGGGTATAAAGCTTAATTGGTGTCATATTGATCGATTCAAGctcatatatatgcataatcaTGTTAACTGGACTACTAGTTATAAAGGATTGTTTCTGTGTCATGAATTCATGGAGAGGGGAAGAGGTTAGCGGCCAACTTTCGGACTTTTAAAGCGTAAATTAACTTCTTGATCAGATGATGATGCATCATGTTCTTGCATGTATTGGCTGCAGCCGCATGCATACCAGCACTTGCTACATATATCATGAGAGCCGGCGGCCTCATCTTCAGTACTTTGACATTAACAACGAACATGCCCATTAAAGTTGACAAAATACAATGATCGAAGCCGAGTTCACATGCATCTACGGGTTACTATTTTCAACATTTATATAAATCCACTTGGTAAGGTAGACGCGCGGCCTTCTCTAAGTGGACCAGCAGCTAAAATCACCTGTTGAATTTCAGGTGAATTTCAGGCACTTGCAATTTATATATGATTACGAGCCGGGACCATAAAGTTAAAGCATATTAATTGAAATTTGACTTTTAGATCATACGGGTTCTACAATTTGCTAATTTGCATTTCAAGGGGCATCATTCAATTTCAAGCAGAAAATCTAGCTAGCCCATCATATTCAAATTGATCATGACCGTCCAGAAGTCCAAGATCGATGAAGCTTTAAAAgtagtgaagaaaaaaaaaaagcatcaaaatCGTTGTCAAGAACACCACAcgcatcctatatatatatatatagatatataaatacatacataaatcTATCGCTTTAGTTCAAATCGGAAATCATGAGTCAAAGAGTTTCAAGTAATATTGGATCCCAATCTCATCATTTAATAGATTATGGTTAATGAGATTCAATTCTTTTGGGTGCTTTCGGCAAGTGATTTAATTaccaatatatatctatatatattatgctgCATGCGTGAAAattaagtactatatatatatatatatataatggtatGGTATATATACAATGCTTGCTAACGACCATTGGCCGGTTGCTTGTGATCGGCCTGTTCTTAGAGTTAGAACAATGAATTCATctattgggtttttttttttttttttttttaaagaatactgaaatttaaattcattctactgatgtgattggtcaaaataattatttaattaatcatattaattaagtgtataaaaaagtacaaaaaagtttttaacttttgtttTCTACTTAACATGGGTTTCTACTTAACATTAATATTGACACATTGTTTCATTCAATTATTTCCCACTATCAAATTGCATTATCATCTAACACTAgctcttaaaataaataaaaataggtgATGTGCCACAATTAAATCCACAAATAGtgctcattataattttttaatgttttgaagAATCAAGAATACAATATGTTCTTTTAAGGAATATATCAATTCTATTTCTCAcatgttaaaattattttaatacattTCTACGGAGAGTAATTCTACCCCATATATTCCATAATATCACGTGTAATGATTGAagactatattttttattttttattttttttgttttattaagtGACATGAAatgtcattttatattttacgtGTAAGGAATGTTAGATATAGTCAAGAATTGTgtaagtatattttaaaaaaaaattaatttttttttttataaattcatatttatgtttagttttttaaaaagtacaccactctataattgtaaatattatttattaaaaaatatagagtCCATCGGCAATGTTGAGTTAAACGACGTCGCAGATTTCGCCGTCTTCGTTGAACGTTCAACGCTCAACGATTCATCTGGGGTCGTCCTGTAGTGTTCATGGTTGTTCCTCTTCCGACGTCGCACTATTTGGCGTTTCATTGTATACTGATGCTAAATTGGAGCCCCCATTTGGACCCCCGGATTCCTATCAATTCGGCCCGATGTCAACCGGGCCCTGTTGTCAGTCTTTCTCCCTTCACCACCCCCCTCTCATTTATAGGGTTTGGGTTAATGCTTTAAAGCCTCCAAGGCCAACCGATGTCTCTCTCCATCGAAGCCTACGCCTcattggctctctctctctcgctctccaACAACtgtgagctctctctctctctcaacaacaacaaagaaaaaaacacaTCTATTAGTGTGTAATTTAGATTGAGTTGGCTGCTTACATTGAAAAGTTAGAAAATGAAACGAAATTGGATAGAGACTCGAATTCTTTAATGGTTTTGTGGTGTTTTAGGACTCAATTGTTTGGGAGGAGGCGTTTTGGACCGAACACCAAAAATGATAAGTTTGGAGAGTTTGCAGTTTTATACCCATTTACTACCTTTTCTTCCTGAAAACAAAGAAAGGGCTAATTTTAACGGTTGTTCTGCTGTTGGTAGCTGAGATAACCAGAGGAAAAGGAAGGGAATTTGACTATGTATTCATGCTCTTCAGTTTTTTGCTTTTGGATGCATAAAAGGATGAATTTGATTGAAGCTAAGAGATGACGAATACCATTAGAAAGGACAAAATCTGAGTAACCTTAGAGCTTCCATTGGAAGTGTGAGAGgggacaaataaaaaaaaactaaaactttaCCGACCTTATACATATCTCAACGTTGATGTTCACAACTAACTAGAAAGTTTTGGTGTTTCTTTGGAATGGAATACAAATAACTCTTCAACTTGCTTAACTCAATCCCTTATCATCATTGTTTCTCTAGTTAAGTTCACTCCTGGAACCGAGATAAAAGGCTTTACTTCAAAAGACCAAAAGTCTTCATTCTATAACTTCCTGCTCTAAAATGTCAAATCTTCTCCATTTGATAGCCCAGAAAAAGAAGATGTATCTTCCCACCGACTATGAAattgtttttttggtttaaaagCATGGCCAACCAATCTCATTGTTGATCTCAGCATCCTCACTTACGGAGACCACTTTTTATTCCACTCGTTACCCTTGGCTCTACAAGCTGTGATGTTAAGTCATGTTCTCTTTGCCCATCTTGGAACATGTTTCTCCTTGTCAAAGGCTCTGCAAATAAGTCTTTCTCCAATCATATCCGCTGCTCTGTGGAGATAATTACCTAAATTTCCATGAAAATGTCATCGATATACATGCCAATTGGAGCCTTCAGCAACACGCTTATTTCTAGTCCAATGAAAGCCTCTTGTTGATAAGTTCAGTCTTCCCTAGCTTACTTGGGGAGAAACAAACCCTGGTTTGTGAAGCTGAATTTTCTGATGTCTTACGTGTGACTACAAAGATGTAAAAAGCTctgcttttgttttctttgatgCTGTGTTTGGAAGAGAGATTTTAAGGGGAAATTTTAATTCAACATTGGAAGTTTTGAACTGGTGATGTTggtttctcttaaaaaaaaaaaatcctatcaAAATGTTGGTTTCCCTTGAATGGGTTAATAAGGGAGCTGTTTTGGAAATTCTGTGAAATTTTTAACTTcatattttaaacatttttaaatcattaatTGTATCAATATTATCATTCTCATACCACCATAATTACGTAACACTAAAATCACCATTGTTGTTGCCACCTTGGTCGCCATTGCCACTGCCACTATCATTTTCACTACGGTTACTTCTGCTGCCACCACCATCACCACTACCAATACCATGACAATATACTGCCACCACTGTCAATACCACGACATTATGCCGCCGCTGCCGCCACTTGAGGTGATGgattctggaaaaaaaaaagtgatggaTCATTGGATTCTCAATCAGAATGAAaacttacgatttttttttttttcaaaattttatcaaaacagaaactaaatTTTGTGGGCAAGTAAcccaaatttttgttttctaagaATAAACCTCCACATACCTTGCCTTGGCACTACCATTTTCCTCTGCTGAGGATGAGACTTTTATATAAAACACTTGAGAATTCAGATGTTCCAGCTCtgtaattttcataaaaattttcagCAGTCAAGTTGGTTATATTGTTGCTGGACTTGAAATGAATTGATTTGTCAGGCTATCTATTGcttatttatatagttttattcaattttaagttgaattgttagtttatttttcttggtcaTTATTCTCAGCTAAATCATTATTGTCTCGTAGAACTGCAGACTTTCATGTTTTAGGCATGAAGAATCTTCATCTGCAATACCTGAGTCTGAGCTTGTAGAAGATAAATTTGTGAAGCCTGAACTCAATCAAAAAGATTATCTGAGGGAAGATTGGCTTTGGAGACTTAAAAAGGTTAAATCttcagttttatttctttttctatatatGGTGAGCGTGATTGTTCACTTGTCATGTCATTatgtttattttgatttttttttttatttgtaaacaaaattttattgataataagaataggcaataGTCCAAGCACCGGACATAGACAAGTGTATCACCTATGCTTGATGATttagtgatacaagaaattcatgtaAGTTCATACCACTAAAATCTATTACAAAAGTCCAATGgaataaagtattaaaaaataaagttctaagctcatc contains:
- the LOC122308963 gene encoding uncharacterized protein LOC122308963, with amino-acid sequence MSTGPCCQSFSLHHPPLIYRVWVNALKPPRPTDVSLHRSLRLIGSLSLALQQLLSCFRHEESSSAIPESELVEDKFVKPELNQKDYLREDWLWRLKKVIDALLMQDLG